The Xiphophorus hellerii strain 12219 chromosome 5, Xiphophorus_hellerii-4.1, whole genome shotgun sequence genome window below encodes:
- the LOC116720595 gene encoding probable pancreatic secretory proteinase inhibitor, translating to MAGRLVLGLLLICVAADAADKSGLMRKPSCPALEKIMACPMNFAPVCGSDGNTYANECLLCVQRQESKMDILIVKEQGC from the exons ATGGCTGGGAGACTTGTACTGGGGCTTTTGCTCATCTGTGTCGCAgcag ATGCTGCAGACAAGTCTGGACTTATGAGAAAG CCTTCTTGTCCTGCTCTGGAGAAAATCATGGCATGCCCCATGAACTTTGCCCCTGTGTGCGGCAGCGATGGAAACACTTATGCCAACGAGTGTCTCCTCTGCGTCCAGAGACA AGAAAGCAAGATGGACATCTTGATCGTGAAGGAACAAGGCTGCTGA
- the LOC116720633 gene encoding serine protease inhibitor Kazal-type 1-like, with product MTGRLVLGLLIICIAADATNKSGFARKPSCPDGKIGKCTKILDPVCGSDGVTYSNECLLCKEIFETKRDIWITKQGPC from the exons ATGACTGGAAGACTTGTGCTGGGGCTTCTGATCATCTGTATTGCAGCAG atgcTACAAACAAGTCTGGATTCGCAAGAAAG CCTTCTTGTCCTGATGGAAAGATCGGGAAATGCACAAAGATTTTGGACCCTGTGTGCGGCAGCGATGGAGTCACTTATAGCAACGAGTGTCTCCTCTGCAAGGAGATATT TGAAACCAAAAGGGACATCTGGATCACCAAACAGGGACCCTGCTGA
- the LOC116719403 gene encoding serine protease inhibitor Kazal-type 1-like: MTGRLVVLGLLIICVAAVKAGPRKAKCPDPEIFACKLNVRPVCGSNGQTYGNECLLCKEMQEINKKISVAKEGHC, translated from the exons ATGACTGGAAGACTTGTTGTGCTGGGGCTCCTGATCATCTGTGTTgcagcag TCAAGGCTGGACCAAGAAAG GCTAAATGTCCTGATCCAGAGATCTTTGCATGCAAATTGAATGTGCGCCCTGTGTGTGGGAGCAATGGTCAGACTTATGGCAATGAATGCCTCCTCTGCAAGGAGATGCA AGAAATCAACAAGAAAATCTCGGTCGCCAAAGAGGGACACTGCTGA